In the Nothobranchius furzeri strain GRZ-AD chromosome 1, NfurGRZ-RIMD1, whole genome shotgun sequence genome, cttcatttaaaaaataacaacataCCTAGAGACAAACAGAGATGAATGAATAAAACTTCTTATGTGAAAAGACATGATCTGCAGTTGTAGGTTTTCAAAAATTATATAAACGTGAAGAtttgaaaaggaaaataaaataagCTGAAACTCAGAATATAGCATAGTAAGGTGCAGCAGTGGAAGTGGAAACAGATAAATTGCTTGGGGCAGGTTAGGAAAAACAAAAATGATGACAAGAGAAAAAGAATTAGCaggaaaaaaaaaggtaaacgGCATATCGCCCCATTGGGACCACACACTCTTAAGtcaataaaatagaaaaataagGATGTTAACATTGACTAAAGGGAAACAGAAACCATCAATTTAACTTGCGTCACacttgagcacacacacacacacacacacacacacacacacacacacacacacacacacacacacacacacacacacacacacacacacacacacacacacacacacacacacactcgcaccgcAGTTCTCTAGACCGGAAATTTAAAAGCTATTACACAAACCTGAAAGCCTGTCTATTTATATTGCTATAAAAACTCAAACATGCTCTTTTCTCAATCTTGCACACTCCCTTGACAATCTCTTTGCTCCCTTTCTTTACTTTTTTTTATCACTCTAGTGCACTCTTGCTTGAGCAGTGGTTCTGCAGTGAATACCTATCTTTATCTTCGTCTCCTCTCTTTGCTATCTGCGTTGGTTTCTTAACTTAGCCAATTTTACACTTCATTCTTTCCTTTCTCTCCCCCCTGCTCTCCTTTATGTTTGTCTTTCTCCAAATCCCATCTCTCACCCTTCGCTGAAGGCCTTGCTCTTCTCCAGGTCTTGAATCACATTGAGAAGCACCTTGATCTTCTCCTGATTGGACAACAGGTTCTCTTCCACATTCTGTAGCTGTCTCTCCAGCCCGTGTGGTGCTTTCACAGCACGTCCATCAAAAAGTCCTCCTGGAGCTCCGTTACATTGTGCTTTCATATGAGTCTTGCAAGGCAGAGTATGGTCTTCGGCTGGTTTGCTCTTCTGCTTTGTGTTGATCTGTTCTGAGGGTTGTTGGGATGCATTTGTGGTCTCCTGGTTTTTGGTTTGCATTACCGGTGTAGCTGTTTTAGAATTATTAGTCATCTGGGGGGATCCTTTTGGTGGAAGACTTGGGATGCTGCTGGATTTTGAGTCGATATGAATGGAAGGCGTTTGAGGCCTAGAGGTACTGTGGACTGCTGTGTGTAGATGCTCATCAGTTTTCTGGATTTGAGGCTTGTGTTTGTCAGGTAAAGGCTGTGTGGCTGGCTCTGAACTGTGTGTGTAATTTGTGTCTGTGCTCGCTGTGCTGTTGTGTGGATGTGTTTCTGTTGTTTGCGTGGCTGTGTCTTTGTAACAGGTAAATTCTGCTGATCGTGGCCTCGCCGGCTGCTTTGTCTCTTGACTTTTGTCCTGAGCTTGTGCTGTGCGGTTGGAGTGTGAGCTGTGTGTTTTGGGTATAGTGTGTGAGAGCTGCGGTATTTGAGCAGTTTTTACTGATGTGTGCTGCTGTGTGGCAGCTCTGTCAGTAGTTTTGGCGCAGGGCTGGGAGTTCAGAGCTTTGAAGGCTTTTCTGGAAATTGCAGATGTTTTCCGTGGTGGATTAGGTAAAGTCTGACTTGCTGTGATTTGACTGACAGCCCTCTTGCGACATGCGCCAGTGCACTGCGTCACCTGCGATCGTCTCCTCCCACATGTCCCACAAAGGCGATGTGGGGAATTTGTCACCATTCGGCATGGCCGAGGTGGAGTAGCGTGTACGGCCGTACAAGCACTCCCTGTCTTCAACACAGAGCGGTGACCTTCTCCTCGCAGAGATTGGACTCTTCTCTTCTCTTGTGCTGGCTCTGTAGCTTCTGTGGACTCGCTGCAAACCCCGCCCACCAAATCAGAGGCTACCACACTGCCGTTTGTATAGCGAGCTGTCTTTTTATCTCTTGGATCCTTGGGGTTTCTTTGGATGgtcttgatttgacagtaaactcCACTACCAGACCCCTGTGACCCCATGTCGTCCTGTGTCAGGCTGTTGATCTCGTTCTGAGATGTCTCTTTGGACACCAGCAGACTGTTGCTGTCACTCCTGATAACTTCTCTGGCCTCTGATGTCATTGTTTTGTCTGTTGTCATGGTGAGGGGCTGATGTGCATTGGTTGGTTGGCTGCCCTGCCGTTTGATGGATGGGAGAGTCCGCAGTCTTGGAGATGTTTGCACCCCAATGCTGCACAACGGGGCCCATCGCCCTCCAGCCAGTGGAACTCCCAATGCCGGCACCGGATTGGTTGGTTCAGCCACCCTCCTGCCCATGCTCCCCTCCCGGTTGGCTCAGCCCCCGGAGGAGCTGAAGGGGATGGAGGTGAGCGGTGACATCAGCCAACAGCAGTAAAATTATATCCAACAGAAAACCAAAATGTTCCAGCTTTTGTTTATCTATTCCAAGTGTTTGGGTATTTGTGGACAGGAATCCAATATCCAATAAACTTTTAGAACTCTTCCTTTAACCTCTTCATGGGTTTAGCAGCTTCTGATTGGACATCACTGTCAGAACCTTTCTTAGTTTCAGATCATTTGCCTGCAGGTTATCTTTGCATTTCTGGTTCATTCTGGAgataaaagaaagagagagacagtagATGAGAAATACAGAAGATAATAAATGCTAATATCAGCAAGAAGACAGACATTAGGCACAATGAGCACCATATAACAGCTTTAACCTTCACTGAATGCTTGCACTGACAAGATCAATAGAAATATATCAGGTTCTTCTAACCCAGTAGGTACCTGAGCCTTTTACTGGTGGTACGTCTCATTAAAgacaaaaactgcatttaaaatgatAATAGCGCTTCTTAAGCTGTGCTACATAATAAATCCTACAAATGTCTCTTTTTATGTTGTTGTGGTATTTTTAACTAGATGACACTTTTAAAGTGATACTTTTTCACATTGTGGTGTTTCCTTTGATTAACAAAAACGATTAAAAATGTATATACAAAATGTATTTGAAATCGGGCAAGGCAGCATTATTTGAATAGCACATTTAATACATGAAATTCAGCTGCAAGAACATTAAACATTCAAATCAAcgtgacaacataaaacagcagattttaaaatcacatttgaaAATACACAAAGAAAGTTTGATGTAAGAATGAGATTAAAAAAAGCAAAGTTAAAGAGTGAGCagtttacagtgcagaaggttcaCCATAAGAAACAATCACTCAAAGGCTGATCCACATAAAAGTCAATAAGAAAGCAGATTCCATTTGTGTGCAGCACAGTAGCTAAAATACAGCAGaagcctgtttggttctgaccgggGGTTCGACCAGCTGACCGTTCCCTAAGTatttcagagccctgctgggcatgTATACAGGAAGGATATCCAATATGTATTTGGTCCcacgccattgagtgatttataaactggtagaagtactttgaaatgaATTATGTAGTTTACtgataaccagtgtagagatttaagaacaggagtgatgtgcttggttctcttggttcttgttaagactctggcAGCAgccttctgaataagctgcagttcctTCACAGCCTTTTGgtgaagaccagtcaaaagaccattgcatagtccagcctgctggagatgaacgcacacatgagtttctctaggtcttgatGAAGTCAGTTATGATACCAAGAATTCTAACCATGGTCTTTGTTCCTCtagagccaagttgagcaataacctccatcttATCCTTTTAATCTCCAAAGACAATCACTTCAGTCTTGTAtttgtttgactgcatccagtcattaacttgctccaaacactgacagaatgagTCTAGGGggccacagtcactaggtgatagagctaggtagatctgagtgtcatctgcataactatgataggcaGTGTTGTTATACATAATAATTACAAGGATAGAGCTTCTTCATGTCTGCTCTGTGGTTGACATTGGGAATATTTTACATTCGACACAAAAATATGTCAGTGTTATCTGTGAATCAAACTTGGCATGTGAATTCAAACTTCCTTTGAATgtatgaaacaaacaaacaaacaaacaaaaagaaatccATCACCATATGGCTGAATGTTCATTCTCAGTAATCATGTCAGATTCcttgcatttaattttttttgttttgttttgttttcccacttctttatggggggggggggtagttttGGGAGGGGTCTTTATTCCAAAATTGAGTACTTTATTAGCATTTAAAACCCCCAAAGGTGTAGCTTATTATGGTAAAAATCAGCTGACTTAGCATTCAAATCCTGTTTATGATCAGAAAATGTAATAATGGTGTTTATGTAAAAAAATATAATAGCTGTGTCATGGTTCAAAGTAGAAAATTAGAATTTATGAGGGAACGCAACCAAAACACTTTAGTAAAGTCACTTTATTTCACATAAAATCAGCTCTGAGTGTGTAGCGACACTCTGTGATTATCTATTAAAATTGGGACACGATATTATAGCATTAGCTGTTTTACCATTAGGGAATTGGGTCATTGCAGTGGCTGATATTTCGAGGCTGAAATGACATATGGCAGGGAATATTTCAaaccacaaatataatttgtcctATTGTAAGAGCAGACAAATAATTGGAGCTATATTTTGTCTGAGTAGCTTTCATTTAAGTTAATGGAATTGCATAATGAGACACATTTAGCTCTTTGAGTAAATGGAGGAGCAATGCAATTTTCTTATGCGGCCCTaaattaaataatcattttagATGTTACAATCCAAGTTAAACATGTCTGCATTATTTCATTGTTAGGTTATTTGGTGCAGGTGATGTTACAGTCAGCTGCATCCTTTCTCAGTGGGATTAGAAAGGAAAGAAATTGATTTTATGTCTTCATTTATATTAATTGTCCTATTTACACAATTGAATTGTTAGGGAATTGAAGTCAGGAAAGGTGTTTCAGTCCTGGAAGTTCAGGCATGCACTTACAACATAAATTCAGAGAGGAAACAACAAACACTTGAGTAGCAAAGCTTTGCAGGCTGGTGAAGAGAAGCGGAGTCTCTATTCAGCCAGTCTGGCTAACAGGTTCTGAAACATTTCGATTAAAAAATCTAAGAAATCAagcatttaaaatttaaattgGTACACTggcttcatccatctatccatccattttcacccgaTTATTCGGAGCCAGGTcaagggggcagtagcctaaggtgagaggcccagacttccctctccccagccatttgggccagctcctccgggggaatcccaaggcgttccctggccaggtgagagacatagtccctccaccgtgtcctgggtctacctttaggt is a window encoding:
- the LOC129162859 gene encoding protein INSYN2B, with the translated sequence MGRRVAEPTNPVPALGVPLAGGRWAPLCSIGVQTSPRLRTLPSIKRQGSQPTNAHQPLTMTTDKTMTSEAREVIRSDSNSLLVSKETSQNEINSLTQDDMGSQGSGSGVYCQIKTIQRNPKDPRDKKTARYTNGSVVASDLVGGVCSESTEATEPAQEKRRVQSLRGEGHRSVLKTGSACTAVHATPPRPCRMVTNSPHRLCGTCGRRRSQVTQCTGACRKRAVSQITASQTLPNPPRKTSAISRKAFKALNSQPCAKTTDRAATQQHTSVKTAQIPQLSHTIPKTHSSHSNRTAQAQDKSQETKQPARPRSAEFTCYKDTATQTTETHPHNSTASTDTNYTHSSEPATQPLPDKHKPQIQKTDEHLHTAVHSTSRPQTPSIHIDSKSSSIPSLPPKGSPQMTNNSKTATPVMQTKNQETTNASQQPSEQINTKQKSKPAEDHTLPCKTHMKAQCNGAPGGLFDGRAVKAPHGLERQLQNVEENLLSNQEKIKVLLNVIQDLEKSKAFSEGRSSYRTGQDINNCPTCQRTACIIYSVEHDFRQQEGRFQGVMDALDGEYDVPLQTLTKPPPAPSSCSRPSAKACVKKLRKKCFWWL